The Aphis gossypii isolate Hap1 chromosome 3, ASM2018417v2, whole genome shotgun sequence genome includes a region encoding these proteins:
- the LOC114131448 gene encoding microtubule-associated protein futsch-like isoform X49 has protein sequence MGNPSDHVETPLTGGYLLIVLAEPRTAEHKLAILKKLTKGLSCWNYEESGVEIVTELNAIVNQNIEGEEGKNGEQLFQYVSDNLVAEILINPQHSTLVQCVRNLLASFTKYRCIIHAGYSFTENGSWIVQDGSFSVIDFLDAYKTAEAQRTIRLHENHIRIDLHCSADADWNQVSRLKGTRFLLNPPEKIVDNESIESTVRWLCDKIEVVELDILLEGSQVVGNIRFSRPTLYVFPAGQGDSALFGINGFNMLIDGGAGRNSCFWGFARHLDRLDAVLLTRLNSSNLEGVASFLKRKTMSSLYPQIGHFFCNFKTRKQISSPNTDAKQDVLSISLIDTAQSIITDLKQLQLRPHLCYRNINLEPINLYHKVGHGKLDMYVLNPSKDSKEVKDFLTKWNEGDQKLFNPTKDLQFPLPNIISVCTLLVWQPANPNTTITRIFFPGSSPQNKIFESLERVRHLEFLKHPSCSIKSMSSSTSVTIKSQTTKKTVLEKMIPGETKAVKTMENLEVSTSASNAVIQTAIIPTVPKEGTPKPKFPVEAEKSKPNLKTVTKETVNSKTKIEHKYSSISAKVNSNKVIQKSTTIKKTLKLSSKSPPTDKSTPTTPIENQEKTPKPIKQVIKPKSTIKSPSSTPTKSKKEEANRKVLVSSRTNSGLKRTQITKKEIKPAKPINEIETEGISSKKDSNIIYKSSLISGDKDKSGEEEDILIVEKVAITPEKLLTPDGKKIIANELDGILTTAKDIVIKEKCVEKLSDSGATTAPTMPEDEKINDSKKEIEVNESDQKSEEFKKAKDALKTPDEVADLPFHEEADEHKTKVTEKVIETEIESQEIVQVENAEYVLVSLDSSPEALKRQVLDNVNLLDTELDEESEKEDEYVEKKESKLIEHLLESSKDLCEITDKIDELKKQNEHEINNHLIHENLQNYSHGNTETINVCAELINQEKQIEIQEKAKSRGSLSDETLQTMVNETITTATNVINRSGSTTEEQERVSEHIRATHESKVSTKPDSIDNEQVQSSLNDTNTSSSKITSRSGSISIDKKANTTEKTTDKQDSKASSNAGSVCEEPVKSPVNETVTSSSKVASRSGSITDDQAKTTEISEDKKDSKASSKEASVCDEPVKSPVNETITSSSKVASRSASITNEQEKTTGNVNDNQDSKASSRAGSVCDEHVKSPVHETFTSSSKVASRSGSIITEEQEKTTDKQDSKASSKAGSVCDEPVKSPVHETILTADKVTSRSGSITTDEQEKTLDKLESKASSKAGSVCDEQVKSPVHETITSSSKVASRSGSITTDEQEITTDKIDSKASSKAGSVCDEPVKSPVHETILTADKVASRSGSITTDEQEKTLDKLESKASSKSSSVCDEPVKSPIRETITSSSKVASRSGSITNEQEKTTENVNDNQDSKVSSRAGSVCDKHVKSPVYETITSSSKVASRSGSITTDEQEITTDIMDSKASSKAGSVCDELVESLLCEATASDKIKTMISSSISHEPLHDNQYSKVSRKASSICEEPLKSSELEINTDVTKLKSRPSSINQDQDIVYNSLTDKQEFNASSNETSSINYREPIKIDCFEKNTNERVISSRPNSEEELLDSVPSINKYSTLENTISDISFKEQEIVSTSLINKSNSICQDTESTPTLAMDKYDIETSSRKDSFCQDKNESITISSSSTSSICQEINTQSSKLSSRKSSIIDDLIDKPSKLQIGEKSSSLQESNIYDHSIDDNSKIFNKSGSLCDEMLNMSFNKVTENVISNKTCERIVSPTLIAENTECKIDNKEGSVGEESMKSSNNETGNKGNLISSTLNSIPQKTEEEKNQSSKSSSIFDETQKLQIENNKIILSPFEIIETNVIEKKVEESKSLGRIGSLCEEIAKFLTDDDKKMSTNNTYESSCGINESTLKNNNEVLKVETEPLLQFEKNTYALNKIEKPLQLDDEVKVSEKHDNINEKNTDHSLPAENITVSNIKSSDISTILIEENNKTGIMNVAQMVGKNINDESFTKHTAITDNESKNLKTVNPISSITSEECISKLSNVLIEDIVKSSNEKNIMNNSSLTDICVNQPLGVTLNSEDLGVTKDIVMQLKRDVHEALHQCSSDDERPYTPQSESSMSRSAMNIDEDDDDNEDNKIETDDDMAGSPMSTGPSPIQMQLDNRQVEINIDFNKAIQEHRITRGEDLTTTEANGNHVTEIKTTEHDNINQNQSTSSDTVQSWGKPLGLPPVQSINNNGFDPIREWGKPFGLPSPTQPVLELGETQNMSSKITPKKLKKIMDNKPIINVMDKDSQNRIRRSESPSKLRSRSSSRMSRINPVYLDLIYVPHHGNSKYVSADFFKRVRARNYVFSGTDPSKEVLNALIEGKQAWEDQDLEVTIIPTYDTDTLGQWVAENEELLTKLKIDLSPSASRCTIKLQDHNTSCSAYRLEF, from the exons GGCTTTCGTGTTGGAATTATGAAGAGAGTGGCGTTGAAATAGTAACTGAACTTAATGCTATTGTTAATCAAAACATCGAAGGCGAAGAAGGCAAAAAtg gtgaACAACTTTTTCAATATGTAAGTGATAATTTAGTGGCAGAAATTCTTATTAACCCTCAACACAGTACATTAGTGCAATGCGTAAGAAACTTATTAGCAAGTTTTACAAAGTATAGATGCATTATTCATGCAGGATATTCGTTCACAGAAAATGGATCGTGGATCGTCCag gatGGTTCATTTTCGGTCATTGACTTCTTAGATGCATATAAAACGGCTGAAGCTCAGCGCACAATTAGACTCCATGAAAACCATATTCGTATTGATCTTCATTGTTCTGCAGACGCTGATTGGAATCAAGTTAGTCGACTTAAAGGCACGCGTTTTTTGTTAAATCCGCCGGAAAAAATAGTTGACAATGAGTCAATAGAATCAACTGTAAGGTGGCTTTGTGATAAAATTGAAGTGGTTGAACTTGATATACTACTTGAAGGGTCACAAGTTGTGGGAAATATCAGATTTAGTAGACCTACACTTTATGTATTTCCTGCTGGACAAGGCGATTCCGCATTATTTGGCATCAATGGATTCAACATGTTAATCGATGGAGGAGCGGGAAGAAATTCTTGTTTTTGGGGTTTTGCAAGACACTTGGATCGATTAGATGCAGTACTATTAACAAGACTCAACAGTAGTAATTTAGAAGGAGTTGCATCctttttaaaacgaaaaaccATGTCATCATTGTATCCACAAAtaggacattttttttgtaacttcaAG acaagaaaacaaatatcatCTCCTAACACTGATGCTAAACAAGATGTTCTTTCAATTAGCTTAATAGATACAGCACAAAGCATAATAACTGATCTTAAACAATTGCAACTTCGTCCGCATTTATGTTATCGAAACATAAATTTAGAACCCatcaatttatatcataaagttGGACATGGAAAACTcgatatgtatgtattaaatccTTCTAAAGACAGTAAAGAGGTAAAAGACTTTTTGACAAAATGGAATGAAGgtgatcaaaaattatttaatcctACTAAAGATTTGCAGTTTCCATTGCCTAACATTATATCTGTTTGTACACTGCTAGTATGGCAACCAGCAAATCCAAATACTACCATcactagaattttttttcccgGAAGTAGtcctcaaaataaaatatttgaatcttTAGAAAGAGTCAGACatcttgaatttttaaagCATCCTTCATGCTCTATTAAATCAATGAGTTCATCTACATcagtaacaataaaatcacAAACAACAAAGAAGACAGTTCTTGAAAAAATGATTCCTGGTGAAACTAAAGCCGTTAAAACTATGGAAAATTTAGAAGTATCAACATCAGCCTCAAATGCTGTTATACAAACAGCTATAATACCAACAGTACCCAAAGAAGGAACTCCAAAACCAAAATTCCCAGTTGAGGcagaaaaatcaaaaccaaATTTAAAGACAGTTACGAAAGAAACAGttaactcaaaaacaaaaattgaacatAAATATAGTTCAATTAGTGCAAAAGTAAATTCTAACAAGGTTATACAAAAAAgtacaactattaaaaaaacattaaaattatcatctaAATCTCCTCCTACTGATAAATCAACACCAACTACTCCAATtgaaaatcaagaaaaaacgCCTAAACCAATTAAACAAGTTATCAAACcaaaatcaacaataaaatctCCTTCAAGTACTCctactaaaagtaaaaaagagGAAGCTAATCGTAAAGTTTTGGTTTCTTCAAGAACGAATTCTGGTTTAAAGCGAActcaaataactaaaaaagaaataaagcCAGCCAAACcaataaatgaaattgaaacagAAGGTATTTCTTCGAAAAAAgactcaaatattatttataaatctagtTTGATAAGTGGTGATAAAGATAAAAGTGGCGAAGaagaagatattttaattgtggAAAAAGTAGCGATTACACCAGAAAAACTATTGACTCCAGAtgggaaaaaaatcattgccAATGAATTGGATGGGATTTTAACAACTGCCAAGGATAtagtaattaaagaaaaatgcgTAGAAAAATTGTCAGATTCTGGAGCCACTACAGCGCCCACTATGCCAgaagatgaaaaaataaatgactcaaaaaaagaaatcgaAGTTAACGAATCAGACCAAAAATccgaagaatttaaaaaagcaaaagatGCATTAAAAACACCAGATGAAGTTGCTGATTTACCATTTCACGAAGAAGCAGatgaacataaaacaaaagttaCAGAAAAAGTAATTGAAACAGAAATTGAATCACAAGAAATTGTTCAAGTAGAAAATGCCGAATATGTACTGGTATCATTAGATTCATCTCCAGAAGCATTAAAACGACAAGTATTGGATAACGTTAATTTGTTGGATACAGAACTTGACGAAGAATCTGAAAAAGAAGATGAATacgtagaaaaaaaagaaagtaaattaatagaaCATCTACTTGAATCATCCAAGGATTTGTGTGAAATAACAGACAAAATTGatgagttaaaaaaacaaaacgaacATGAGATTAACAATCACCTAATAcatgaaaatttacaaaactataGTCACGGTAATACTGAAACTATAAATGTATGCGCAGAATTGATaaatcaagaaaaacaaatagaaaTTCAAGAAAAAGCGAAATCTAGAGGTTCACTTTCTGATGAGACATTACAAACTATGGTTAATGAAACTATTACGACAGCtactaatgttataaatagatCAGGATCAACTACTGAAGAACAAGAGAGAGTATCAGAACACATCAGGGCAACCCATGAGTCTAAGGTATCTACTAAACCAGATTCAATTGATAATGAACAAGTTCAATCTTCACTTAATGACACAAATACATCATCTAGTAAAATTACAAGTAGATCCGGTTCTATTTCAATAGACAAAAAAGCAAATACTACGGAAAAAACCACCGATAAACAGGACTCCAAAGCATCAAGTAATGCAGGATCGGTTTGTGAGGAGCCAGTGAAATCCCCGGTTAACGAAACAGTTACATCTTCTTCTAAAGTTGCAAGTAGATCCGGATCTATCACTGATGACCAAGCAAAAACTACAGAAATATCCGAAGATAAAAAAGATTCAAAAGCATCAAGTAAGGAAGCTTCAGTTTGTGATGAACCAGTGAAATCTCCGGTTAATGAAACAATTACGTCTTCTTCTAAAGTTGCAAGTAGATCCGCTTCTATTACAAACGAACAAGAAAAAACTACAGGAAACGTGAATGATAACCAAGATTCAAAGGCGTCTAGTAGGGCAGGCTCAGTTTGTGATGAACACGTTAAATCTCCAGTTCATGAAACATTTACATCGTCTTCTAAAGTTGCTAGTAGATCCGGTTCTATTATAACAGAAGAACAGGAAAAAACCACCGATAAACAGGATTCCAAAGCATCAAGTAAAGCAG GTTCAGTTTGTGATGAACCAGTGAAATCTCCAGTTCATGAAACAATTTTGACAGCCGATAAAGTTACAAGCAGATCAG GTTCTATTACAACAGATGAACAAGAAAAAACCCTCGATAAACTGGAATCCAAAGCATCAAGTAAAGCAGGTTCAGTTTGTGATGAACAAGTTAAATCTCCAGTTCATGAAACAATTACGTCTTCTTCTAAAGTTGCTAGTAGATCCGGTTCTATTACAACAGATGAACAGGAAATAACCACCGATAAAATAGATTCCAAAGCATCAAGTAAAGCAGGTTCAGTTTGTGATGAACCAGTGAAATCTCCAGTTCATGAAACAATTTTGACAGCCGATAAAGTTGCAAGCAGATCCG GTTCTATTACAACAGATGAACAAGAAAAAACCCTCGATAAACTGGAATCCAAAGCATCAAGTAAGTCAAGTTCAGTTTGTGATGAACCTGTGAAATCTCCGATTCGTGAAACAATTACGTCTTCTTCTAAAGTTGCAAGTAGATCCGGTTCTATTACAAACGAACAAGAAAAAACTACTGAAAACGTAAATGATAACCAAGATTCAAAGGTGTCTAGTAGGGCGGGCTCAGTTTGTGATAAACACGTTAAATCTCCAGTTTATGAAACAATTACGTCTTCTTCTAAAGTTGCTAGTAGATCCGGTTCTATTACAACAGATGAACAGGAAATAACCACCGATATAATGGATTCCAAAGCATCAAGTAAAGCAGGTTCAGTTTGTGATGAATTAGTGGAATCTCTATTATGTGAAGCCACGGCATCAGACAAGATCAAAACAATGATATCCAGTTCTATATCTCATGAACCACTACATGATAATCAATACTCAAAGGTTTCAAGAAAAGCCAGTTCCATATGTGAAGAACCATTAAAATCGTCGGAACTAGAAATAAATACTGATGTGacgaaattaaaaagtagACCGAGTTCAATTAACCAAGACCaagatattgtttataattctcTTACAGACAAACAAGAATTTAATGCATCTAGTAATGAAACTAGCTCAATTAATTATAGGGaaccaataaaaatagattgttttgaaaaaaataccaatgAAAGGGTTATTTCTAGTAGACCCAATTCAGAAGAAGAATTACTTGATTCTGTacctagtattaataaatactccACTTTAGAAAATACTATATCTGACATATCTTTTAAAGAACAAGAAATAGTTTCtacatcattaataaataagagtAATTCAATTTGCCAAGATACAGAGAGTACACCAACATTAGCAATGGACAAATATGATATTGAAACAAGTAGTAGAAAAGATTCGTTTTGTCAGGATAAGAATGAATCCATAACAATTTCGTCAAGTAGTACTAGTTCAATTTGTCAAGAAATTAATACTCAATCTTCAAAACTTTCTAGTAGGAAAAGTTCTATTATCGatgatttaattgataaaccttcaaaattacaaattggGGAAAAGAGCTCTAGTCTTCaagaatcaaatatttatgaccATAGCATTGAtgataattctaaaatattcaacaaatcTGGATCCTTGTGTGATGAAATGCTAAATATGTCGTTTAATAAAGTAACAGAAAATgtcatttcaaataaaacatgtGAACGAATAGTTTCTCCAACACTTATCGCTGAAAATACAGAATGTAAAATAGACAATAAAGAGGGATCTGTGGGCGAAGAATCAATGAAATCTTCTAATAATGAAACTGGCAATAAaggaaatttaatttcaagtaCTCTAAATTCAATTCCTCAAAAAacagaagaagaaaaaaatcaatcatcaAAATCAAGTTCTATATTTGATGAAACACAAAAGttacaaattgaaaataataaaatcattttgtcACCTTTCGAAATAATCGAAACcaatgttattgaaaaaaaagtggaAGAATCAAAATCTTTAGGCAGAATAGGATCTTTGTGTGAAGAAATTGCTAAATTTTTAACAGatgacgataaaaaaatgtctacgAATAATACATATGAATCGTCATGCGGTATAAACGAatctactttaaaaaataacaatgaagTATTAAAAGTTGAAACTGAACCATTATtacagtttgaaaaaaatacttatgctTTGAACAAGATTGAAAAACCTTTACAACTCGACGATGAAGTCAAAGTTAGTGAAAAACATGATAACATAAATGAGAAAAATACAGATCATAGTCTTCCTGCTGAAAATATCACTGTTTCTAATATTAAGTCCTCAGATATTTCTACAATATTgattgaagaaaataataagactGGTATAATGAATGTTGCTCAAATGGTAgggaaaaatattaacgaCGAATCTTTTACCAAACATACCGCTATAACTGACAATGAatccaaaaatttaaaaacggtCAATCCAATTTCTAGTATTACTTCAGAAGAatgtattagtaaattatcaaatgttttaattgaagATATAGTGAAATCATCTAATGAGAAAAATATCATGAATAATTCATCATTAACAGACATTTGTGTAAACCAACCATTAGGTGTTACTCTAAATAGTGAAGACTTGGGTGTTACTAAAGATATAGTAATGCAATTAAAAAGAGATGTACACGAAGCATTACATCAATGTAGTAGTGATGACGAGCGGCCATATACTCCTCAAAGCGAATCTAGCATGTCTAGATCGGCAATGAATATTGATGAAGACGATGATGATAACGAagacaataaaattgaaaccGATGATGATATGGCTGGATCTCCTATGTCAACTGGACCATCACCAATCCAAATGCAACTCGATAATCGACAAGTAGAAATTAATATCGATTTTAATAAAGCCATTCAGGAACATAGGATTACTAGAGGAGAAGATTTGACAACTACTGAAGCAAATGGTAACCATGTTACAGAAATTAAAACAACtgaacatgataatattaatcaaaaccaAAGCACTTCATCCGATACGGTTCAGAGTTGGGGTAAACCACTAGGTCTACCGCCAGTACAAAGCATTAATAATAACGGTTTTGATCCAATACGTGAATGGGGAAAACCATTTGGTCTTCCTTCTCCAACACAGCCGGTCCTTGAACTCGGAGAAACTCAAAATATGAGTAGTAAGATTACACccaaaaagttgaaaaaaattatggacAACAAACCAATAATTAATGTCATGG atAAAGACTCGCAAAATCGAATTCGACGATCGGAGTCGCCGAGCAAACTTAGGAGTCGATCATCAAGTCGGATGTCGAGAATTAATCCTGTTTATCTGGATCTTATTTATGTGCCACATCAtggaaattcaaaatatgtatctgCTGACTTCTTTAAGCGCGTACGAGCTAGAAATTACGTTTTTAGCGGTACTGACCCTAGTAAAGAAGTCTTAAATGCCTTAATCGAAGGTAAACAGGCTTGGGAGGATCAAGATTTAG aaGTCACCATAATACCAACTTATGATACTGATACGCTGGGTCAATGGGTGGCAGAAAATGAAGAGCTGCTGACCAAGTTGAAGATTGATTTAAGTCCCAGCGCTAGTCGATGCACGATAAAATTACAAGATCATAATACCAGCTGCTCCGCATATAGactagaattttaa